From a single Peromyscus maniculatus bairdii isolate BWxNUB_F1_BW_parent chromosome 4, HU_Pman_BW_mat_3.1, whole genome shotgun sequence genomic region:
- the Pla2g4b gene encoding cytosolic phospholipase A2 beta isoform X1 — MALAKVAGTCLLTVRVLQANGLPSKDLVTASDCYVTLDLPTASSHTLQTRTVKNSRNPVWNQNFQFRIHRQLKNVVELKVFDQDRLTKDDPMLSVLFDVGTLRAGESRRQSFSLNTQDDGHLEVEFRLQTLTGCEEQLISNGILVARELSCLHVQLKKTGDPQGSESRVQLVVAGACEGPQGASVGTGSYRFHYPACWEQDLKVHLQDDPQEQLKVPLHSLPSSELVRLVFPTSQEPLMRLELKKEEGPKELAVRLDCGLCSEEQAFLSRRKQVVAAALKKALQLDQDLQDDEIPVIAVMATGGGIRAMTSLYGQLAGLRELGLLDCISYITGASGSTWALANLYEDPEWSQKDLTGPTELLKTQVTKSKLGALAPSQLWRYRQELAERARLGYPSCFTNLWALINEALLHDEPHEHKLSDQREALSRGQNPLPIYCALNSKERGLTTFEFGEWCEFSPYEVGFPKYGAFIPSELFGSEFFMGRLVKQLPESRICFLEGIWSNLFAASLQDSLYWASEPSQFWDRWAQDQASLDREQVPHLKISEPPTTGSRIAGFFTDLLTKRPLAQATHNFMRGLHFHKDYFDHPCFSTWKATKLDGFPNQLTPTEPHLCLLDVGYFINTSCPPLLQPTRDVDLILSLDYNLHGAFQQLQLVGRFCQEQGIPFPPISPSPEEQRRPQECHVFCDPTQPEAPALLHFPLVNDSFQNHSAPGVPRTPEEKAAGEVNLSPSDSPYHYTNVTYSQEDVDKLLRLTHYNICNNRDRLIEALRQALQRRRQRRQRRPE; from the exons ATGGCTCTG GCGAAGGTGGCGGGGACATGCCTGCTCACTGTTCGTGTCCTCCAGGCTAATGGCTTGCCTTCCAAGGACCTAG TGACAGCCTCTGACTGCTATGTGACTCTGGATCTGCCCACGGCCTCCAGCCACACGCTCCAGACACGCACAGTCAAGAACAGCAGAAACCCCGTCTGGAATCAGAACTTCCAGTTCCGGATCCACAGGCAGCTCAAG aaTGTGGTGGAACTGAAAGTTTTTGACCAGGACCGGTTGACCAAAGATGACCCTATGTTGTCAGTACTGTTTGACGTAGGGACTCTGCGAGCGGGGGAATCTCGGCgccagagtttctcactgaacacTCAG GACGACGGGCACCTGGAAGTTGAATTTCGGCTGCAGACTCT GACAGGCTGTGAGGAACAGCTCATCAGCAATGGCATCCTAGTG GCTCGGGAGCTCTCCTGTTTGCATGTTCAGCTGAAGAAGACAGGAGACCCACAGG GGTCAGAGAGCAGAGTTCAACTTGTGGTTGCTGGGGCCTGTGAGGGCCCACAGGGTGCTTCTGTGGGCACCGGTTCTTACCGCTTCCATTATCCAGCCTGCTGGGAGCAAGACCTGAAAGTTCATCTTCAG GATGACCCCCAGGAGCAGCTGAAGGTACCGCTCCACTCCCTACCCTCTTCAGAGCTGGTGAGACTCGTCTTCCCCACGTCCCAG GAGCCACTGATGAGGCTGGaactgaagaaggaagaagg acCTAAGGAGCTGGCCGTGCGGCTGGACTGTGGGCTCTGCTCTGAGGAGCAGGCCTTCCTAAGCAGGAGGAAGCAGGTGGTGGCCGCTGCCCTGAAAAAGGCCTTACAGCTGGACCAAGACCTGCAAGATGACGAG ATCCCCGTGATTGCCGTCATGGCCACTGGTGGTGGGATCCGGGCCATGACTTCTTTATATGGTCAGCTGGCTGGCCTGAGGGAGCTTGGTCTCCTGGACTGCATCTCCTACATCACTGGGGCTTCAGGGTCCACCTG GGCATTGGCCAACCTCTATGAGGACCCAGAGTGGTCTCAGAAGGACCTGACGGGGCCCACCGAGTTGCTGAAGACCCAGGTGACAAAGAGCAAGCTGGGCGCGTTGGCCCCCAGCCAGCTGTGGAGGTACCGGCAGGAGCTGGCCGAGCGTGCCCGCCTGGGCTACCCGAGCTGCTTCACCAACTTGTGGGCCCTCATCAATGAGGCCTTGCTGCATGATGAG CCTCACGAACACAAACTCTCGGATCAACGGGAGGCCCTGAGTCGAGGCCAGAATCCTCTGCCTATCTACTGTGCCCTCAACAGCAAGGAGCGGGGCCTGACCACCTTTGAATTTGGGG AATGGTGTGAGTTCTCTCCCTATGAAGTCGGCTTTCCCAAGTATGGGGCCTTCATCCCCTCTGAGCTCTTCGGCTCTGAGTTCTTCATGGGGAGGCTGGTGAAGCAGCTCCCCGAATCCCGAATCTGCTTCCTGGAAG GTATCTGGAGCAACCTGTTTGCAGCCAGCCTCCAAGACAGCTTGTACTGGGCCTCTGAACCCAGCCAGTTCTGGGACCGCTGGGCTCAggatcaggccagcctgg ACAGAGAGCAGGTCCCCCATCTGAAGATTTCAGAACCACCAACGACCGGTAGCAGGATTGCCGGGTTCTTCACTGACCTCCTGACAAAGCGGCCGCTTGCCCAGGCCACCCACAATTTCATGCGCGGCCTCCATTTCCACAAGGACTACTTCGATCACCCTTGCTTTTCTACCTGGAAAG CAACCAAACTGGATGGGTTCCCCAACCAGCTGACCCCCACGgagccccacctctgcctcctggacgTTGGTTACTTCATCAACACCAGCTGCCCACCCCTTCTGCAGCCAACACGGGATGTGGACCTCATCTTGTCACTGGACTACAACCTCCATGGAGCCTTTCAG CAGTTGCAGCTTGTGGGCCGGTTCTGCCAGGAGCAGGGCATCCCTTTCCCACCCATCTCGCCCAGCCCTGAGGAGCAGCGCCGGCCTCAGGAGTGCCACGTGTTCTGTGACCCGACCCAGCCCGAAGCCCCGGCCCTGCTACACTTCCCTCTGGTCAACGACTCCTTCCAGAACCACTCGGCCCCCG GGGTGCCGCGGACACCAGAGGAGAAGGCGGCTGGAGAGGTGAACCTGTCTCCTTCCGACTCCCCCTACCACTACACCAACGTGACCTACAGCCAGGAGGATGTGGACAAGCTGCTGCGCCTGACACATTACAACATCTGCAACAACCGGGACCGCCTGATAGAGGCCCTGCGCCAGGCCCTGCAGCGGCGGAGACAGCGCCGGCAGCGCCGGCCTGAGTGA
- the Pla2g4b gene encoding cytosolic phospholipase A2 beta isoform X2 produces MLSVLFDVGTLRAGESRRQSFSLNTQDDGHLEVEFRLQTLTGCEEQLISNGILVARELSCLHVQLKKTGDPQGSESRVQLVVAGACEGPQGASVGTGSYRFHYPACWEQDLKVHLQDDPQEQLKVPLHSLPSSELVRLVFPTSQEPLMRLELKKEEGPKELAVRLDCGLCSEEQAFLSRRKQVVAAALKKALQLDQDLQDDEIPVIAVMATGGGIRAMTSLYGQLAGLRELGLLDCISYITGASGSTWALANLYEDPEWSQKDLTGPTELLKTQVTKSKLGALAPSQLWRYRQELAERARLGYPSCFTNLWALINEALLHDEPHEHKLSDQREALSRGQNPLPIYCALNSKERGLTTFEFGEWCEFSPYEVGFPKYGAFIPSELFGSEFFMGRLVKQLPESRICFLEGIWSNLFAASLQDSLYWASEPSQFWDRWAQDQASLDREQVPHLKISEPPTTGSRIAGFFTDLLTKRPLAQATHNFMRGLHFHKDYFDHPCFSTWKATKLDGFPNQLTPTEPHLCLLDVGYFINTSCPPLLQPTRDVDLILSLDYNLHGAFQQLQLVGRFCQEQGIPFPPISPSPEEQRRPQECHVFCDPTQPEAPALLHFPLVNDSFQNHSAPGVPRTPEEKAAGEVNLSPSDSPYHYTNVTYSQEDVDKLLRLTHYNICNNRDRLIEALRQALQRRRQRRQRRPE; encoded by the exons ATGTTGTCAGTACTGTTTGACGTAGGGACTCTGCGAGCGGGGGAATCTCGGCgccagagtttctcactgaacacTCAG GACGACGGGCACCTGGAAGTTGAATTTCGGCTGCAGACTCT GACAGGCTGTGAGGAACAGCTCATCAGCAATGGCATCCTAGTG GCTCGGGAGCTCTCCTGTTTGCATGTTCAGCTGAAGAAGACAGGAGACCCACAGG GGTCAGAGAGCAGAGTTCAACTTGTGGTTGCTGGGGCCTGTGAGGGCCCACAGGGTGCTTCTGTGGGCACCGGTTCTTACCGCTTCCATTATCCAGCCTGCTGGGAGCAAGACCTGAAAGTTCATCTTCAG GATGACCCCCAGGAGCAGCTGAAGGTACCGCTCCACTCCCTACCCTCTTCAGAGCTGGTGAGACTCGTCTTCCCCACGTCCCAG GAGCCACTGATGAGGCTGGaactgaagaaggaagaagg acCTAAGGAGCTGGCCGTGCGGCTGGACTGTGGGCTCTGCTCTGAGGAGCAGGCCTTCCTAAGCAGGAGGAAGCAGGTGGTGGCCGCTGCCCTGAAAAAGGCCTTACAGCTGGACCAAGACCTGCAAGATGACGAG ATCCCCGTGATTGCCGTCATGGCCACTGGTGGTGGGATCCGGGCCATGACTTCTTTATATGGTCAGCTGGCTGGCCTGAGGGAGCTTGGTCTCCTGGACTGCATCTCCTACATCACTGGGGCTTCAGGGTCCACCTG GGCATTGGCCAACCTCTATGAGGACCCAGAGTGGTCTCAGAAGGACCTGACGGGGCCCACCGAGTTGCTGAAGACCCAGGTGACAAAGAGCAAGCTGGGCGCGTTGGCCCCCAGCCAGCTGTGGAGGTACCGGCAGGAGCTGGCCGAGCGTGCCCGCCTGGGCTACCCGAGCTGCTTCACCAACTTGTGGGCCCTCATCAATGAGGCCTTGCTGCATGATGAG CCTCACGAACACAAACTCTCGGATCAACGGGAGGCCCTGAGTCGAGGCCAGAATCCTCTGCCTATCTACTGTGCCCTCAACAGCAAGGAGCGGGGCCTGACCACCTTTGAATTTGGGG AATGGTGTGAGTTCTCTCCCTATGAAGTCGGCTTTCCCAAGTATGGGGCCTTCATCCCCTCTGAGCTCTTCGGCTCTGAGTTCTTCATGGGGAGGCTGGTGAAGCAGCTCCCCGAATCCCGAATCTGCTTCCTGGAAG GTATCTGGAGCAACCTGTTTGCAGCCAGCCTCCAAGACAGCTTGTACTGGGCCTCTGAACCCAGCCAGTTCTGGGACCGCTGGGCTCAggatcaggccagcctgg ACAGAGAGCAGGTCCCCCATCTGAAGATTTCAGAACCACCAACGACCGGTAGCAGGATTGCCGGGTTCTTCACTGACCTCCTGACAAAGCGGCCGCTTGCCCAGGCCACCCACAATTTCATGCGCGGCCTCCATTTCCACAAGGACTACTTCGATCACCCTTGCTTTTCTACCTGGAAAG CAACCAAACTGGATGGGTTCCCCAACCAGCTGACCCCCACGgagccccacctctgcctcctggacgTTGGTTACTTCATCAACACCAGCTGCCCACCCCTTCTGCAGCCAACACGGGATGTGGACCTCATCTTGTCACTGGACTACAACCTCCATGGAGCCTTTCAG CAGTTGCAGCTTGTGGGCCGGTTCTGCCAGGAGCAGGGCATCCCTTTCCCACCCATCTCGCCCAGCCCTGAGGAGCAGCGCCGGCCTCAGGAGTGCCACGTGTTCTGTGACCCGACCCAGCCCGAAGCCCCGGCCCTGCTACACTTCCCTCTGGTCAACGACTCCTTCCAGAACCACTCGGCCCCCG GGGTGCCGCGGACACCAGAGGAGAAGGCGGCTGGAGAGGTGAACCTGTCTCCTTCCGACTCCCCCTACCACTACACCAACGTGACCTACAGCCAGGAGGATGTGGACAAGCTGCTGCGCCTGACACATTACAACATCTGCAACAACCGGGACCGCCTGATAGAGGCCCTGCGCCAGGCCCTGCAGCGGCGGAGACAGCGCCGGCAGCGCCGGCCTGAGTGA